Proteins encoded by one window of Cylindrospermum stagnale PCC 7417:
- a CDS encoding type II toxin-antitoxin system ParD family antitoxin, whose translation MKSMNISLPDAMRTYIEEKVASGGYSSVSEYFRELVRQDQKRQAAERLETMLLEGLNSGNATEMTPDDWEDIRQAVRERIAKKKGSNQG comes from the coding sequence GTGAAAAGCATGAATATATCTCTCCCTGACGCGATGCGAACTTATATAGAAGAGAAGGTAGCATCTGGCGGTTACAGCAGTGTTAGTGAGTATTTCCGGGAATTAGTGCGCCAAGACCAAAAGCGTCAAGCGGCTGAACGTTTGGAAACAATGCTTTTAGAAGGTCTAAATTCTGGGAATGCAACTGAAATGACGCCTGATGATTGGGAAGACATCCGTCAAGCTGTGCGCGAAAGAATCGCCAAGAAAAAAGGGTCAAATCAAGGTTAA
- the mnmA gene encoding tRNA 2-thiouridine(34) synthase MnmA: protein MKKVVVGLSGGVDSSTAAAILHHQGYEVIGLTLWLMKGKGQCCSEGMIDAAEICEQLGVPHQVVDIRDVFQTEIVDFLVTGYSVGITPLPCSQCNKTVKFGPMVKYAREELGCDRIATGHYAQIAYDETTGRYQLFRAVDRNKDQSYFLYDLSQDLLAATVFPLGELQKADTRRIATEYGLKTADKPESQDLCLVESNGSMRAFLDKYLAPKQGEIVDTTGKVLGQHDGVHHYTIGQRKGLGIAAAEPLYVIELDAINNRVVVGDRTKGTQPECTVNRINWVSIAQPSAPIRAEVQIRYRSTPVPVTVIPLEDSRIRLVFDEPQFSITPGQAAVWYDGDKVLGGGIIESFS from the coding sequence ATGAAAAAAGTCGTCGTTGGTCTTTCTGGTGGTGTTGACAGTTCCACCGCCGCTGCTATTCTGCACCATCAGGGCTATGAAGTGATTGGTTTGACTCTTTGGCTGATGAAAGGAAAGGGTCAATGTTGCTCTGAAGGAATGATCGACGCGGCTGAAATTTGTGAACAACTGGGCGTTCCCCATCAGGTTGTAGATATTCGGGATGTCTTTCAGACGGAAATTGTTGATTTTTTGGTGACTGGTTACAGTGTGGGAATTACGCCGTTGCCTTGCTCACAGTGCAATAAGACGGTGAAGTTTGGGCCGATGGTTAAGTATGCCCGTGAAGAATTGGGATGCGATCGCATCGCCACAGGTCATTATGCCCAAATTGCCTACGACGAAACTACAGGACGTTACCAATTATTCAGGGCTGTTGATCGCAATAAAGATCAATCTTACTTCCTTTATGACTTGTCGCAAGATTTACTTGCAGCAACCGTATTTCCCCTTGGTGAATTGCAAAAAGCCGACACCCGCCGCATCGCCACCGAATACGGGTTAAAAACCGCCGATAAGCCAGAAAGTCAAGACTTGTGCTTAGTGGAAAGTAACGGTTCTATGCGGGCATTTCTGGATAAGTATCTCGCACCCAAACAAGGCGAAATTGTGGATACCACAGGCAAGGTTTTGGGGCAACATGACGGTGTCCATCATTACACCATTGGTCAGCGTAAGGGATTGGGGATTGCTGCCGCCGAACCTCTGTATGTGATTGAGTTGGATGCGATTAATAATAGAGTGGTAGTTGGCGATCGCACCAAAGGAACTCAGCCAGAATGCACCGTCAACCGCATCAACTGGGTTTCCATCGCACAACCATCCGCCCCAATTCGGGCCGAAGTGCAAATTCGCTATCGTTCCACCCCCGTACCCGTGACGGTGATTCCTCTGGAAGACTCCCGCATCCGCTTGGTATTTGATGAACCCCAATTCAGCATCACCCCCGGACAAGCTGCGGTTTGGTACGACGGTGATAAGGTTTTGGGTGGCGGGATTATTGAGTCATTTAGTTGA
- a CDS encoding Panacea domain-containing protein yields MLSCHDVAKYFLAQTDEEAGDLISNLKLQKLLYYAQGFHLALYDEPLFSEPIEAWTYGPVVPEVFHEYKTFGSDAIPIPENIDFSKFDEQTLELLDEVYSVYGQFSAWKLRNMTYNEEPWKDTDVGNIITSNSLKNYFKTQLVNT; encoded by the coding sequence ATGCTCAGTTGTCATGATGTTGCAAAGTATTTTCTAGCTCAAACAGACGAAGAGGCTGGGGATTTAATTTCTAATCTCAAGCTGCAAAAATTGCTTTACTATGCTCAAGGTTTTCACTTAGCACTATATGATGAACCTCTTTTTTCTGAGCCTATTGAAGCTTGGACATACGGGCCTGTAGTGCCTGAAGTTTTCCATGAGTATAAAACCTTTGGTTCTGATGCGATTCCTATTCCTGAAAATATTGATTTTTCAAAATTTGATGAGCAAACTCTTGAACTACTAGATGAGGTATACAGTGTTTATGGTCAATTTTCAGCCTGGAAATTACGAAATATGACTTACAATGAAGAACCTTGGAAAGATACAGATGTAGGTAATATTATCACTTCTAACTCTCTGAAAAATTACTTTAAAACTCAGCTTGTGAATACCTAG
- the sat gene encoding sulfate adenylyltransferase, whose amino-acid sequence MSYHLDAIAPHGGELVNRVATAAQKAEFLSKAEFLPRVSLDDRAVSDLEMIAIGGFSPLTGFMNQQDYDRVVTEMRLANGLVWSIPITLSVTEEVASPLKEGGLIRLDNPSGEFIGVLQLTQKYQYNKSHEAINVYRTDDVKHPGVQVVYGQGSVNLAGDIWLLQRDSHALFPSYQIDPAASRQMFQEKGWKTIVGFQTRNPIHRAHEYIQKCALETVDGLFLHPLVGATKDDDIPADVRMRCYEILLEHYYPLDRVILAINPAAMRYAGPREAIFHALVRKNYGCTHFIVGRDHAGVGDYYGTYDAQYIFDEFAPGELGIVPMKFEHAFYCTRTKQMGTTKTSPSKPEERVHLSGTKVREMLRRGELPPPEFSRPEVAAELARVMHA is encoded by the coding sequence TTGAGTTACCATTTAGATGCTATTGCCCCCCACGGTGGAGAGTTGGTTAACCGGGTTGCTACGGCGGCACAAAAGGCAGAATTTCTGTCAAAAGCTGAGTTTTTGCCGCGAGTGTCACTTGACGATCGCGCCGTTTCTGATTTAGAAATGATTGCCATCGGCGGTTTTAGCCCACTCACAGGCTTTATGAACCAACAAGACTACGATCGCGTGGTGACAGAAATGCGGCTGGCTAACGGTCTTGTCTGGTCAATACCAATTACACTCTCGGTAACAGAAGAAGTTGCTTCACCCCTAAAAGAAGGCGGTTTAATCCGTTTGGATAACCCCAGCGGAGAATTTATCGGGGTATTACAACTGACACAAAAGTATCAATACAACAAAAGCCACGAGGCGATCAATGTCTATCGCACTGATGACGTCAAACATCCAGGAGTGCAGGTAGTCTATGGTCAAGGTTCGGTAAATCTGGCAGGAGATATTTGGCTATTACAGCGCGACTCCCATGCCCTATTTCCCAGCTATCAAATCGATCCCGCAGCTTCACGGCAAATGTTTCAAGAAAAGGGCTGGAAAACCATCGTCGGTTTTCAAACTCGCAACCCCATCCACCGCGCCCATGAATACATCCAAAAGTGCGCTTTAGAAACTGTGGACGGTTTATTTTTACACCCATTGGTTGGGGCGACTAAAGACGATGACATTCCCGCTGATGTGCGGATGCGGTGCTATGAAATTTTGCTAGAACACTACTACCCCTTAGACCGGGTGATTTTGGCAATCAATCCGGCAGCGATGCGTTATGCTGGGCCACGGGAGGCAATCTTCCATGCTTTAGTCCGTAAAAATTACGGCTGTACACACTTTATCGTTGGACGGGATCATGCTGGTGTGGGTGACTACTACGGCACTTATGATGCCCAGTACATCTTTGATGAATTTGCGCCTGGTGAATTGGGGATTGTGCCGATGAAATTTGAACACGCTTTCTACTGCACCCGCACTAAACAAATGGGGACAACAAAAACAAGTCCCAGCAAGCCGGAAGAGCGTGTTCACCTGTCGGGAACCAAAGTTAGGGAAATGCTGCGCCGGGGAGAGTTACCCCCACCAGAGTTTTCCCGTCCTGAGGTAGCGGCTGAGTTGGCACGGGTAATGCATGCCTAA